A segment of the Cinclus cinclus chromosome 3, bCinCin1.1, whole genome shotgun sequence genome:
gtgtggggaagggggccaaggccacgagattcgaagcaggtaaaggagcgtgggggggcagttactggtactcagccctttttggctctggaaggaggaaggcagctggaaaacctcaccgcgccatcccagtgccaggagctgcctcttctggtgttggacctcacacccctgccaggatgctgtcctgcttcagtttgctatctccaagcatcctgttggagcaccgggaccgacactgctccaaggattcgtgagcagagtctctcctccacccttcccatctgggacacagctgccatcacccccagctctcctgcagctgtgcagggatccacacacctgccctgtccactgggaacctgccagagctcactgccaatggcgatggtaactgcaccaggggggaaaagagcacacaaccaaaggaactgtgactgggttcctgttaatttcatagttattgttgtttagattggccttgttgtatatttagtagagaactgttcttcctgtccccctatctttccctgagaacctcttgatttcaaaattatactgactcagtgggaaggattttactttctccatttcaagggaaggtcctgctttttccctagcacacacctgtccattcaaactaggatacggagcatgaggtgcagggctgatgtgtgaaagcatgaggatctcctccaaagtaacttgtttaattgtccattttattacttctctatttactccacactactaaggcaaggcaagctttgcttgcaggcaaaacaggcatgggatacactagggtcccttgcaggatcagcagggctggcagtgacaaagcaggcaatctgctccatggtgagccactacacagccgcatcccaatgtgggtttaagtagcatggtattatggagaactccttttctgcatcagataccaaaagaacgtccacagcttctggtggcagtcagctggagcattccacaggcaacacgagctctcaaggcactcagtgttctctagtgtcagaggcagagacacagttgaggagagtccatgtcaggggtcagccttcccaaactgagcaatggatgcttctgccactaacactgacaggaaataaaaaaacaaaatttctgtgcacaccagggctacgtatggattaaattatttctgtttcacatcccggccagaacaacatcgtggtcagaatatcattgttcctagattctctaacactaaaaatattgctggagagtttttgtcattcccatagatttggtgacatccagacactcttaacaatccatttgggtccaagttccatattgcagacgatgtctttgggcagcctgcaagtgtctcagcagagaatgaaaagggatgacaatactgacacgatttctctttgctacttgaaatttaaaagctccgctccagcccacactggcaaaattgtcagaagaggcaattcttccccacaaaatgcttcatctcactcaaacaagaaagccacaagccaacagtcttctttacgcctccactgctttatttggctatttctctaataggaattagcttcatttattcttactttgtttcctgtgttccacggggcgcgcggcggctcctccgttgggttcgcggaggcaacggcagaacggccgcgcgctccggcggctccgcagcagcagcagcagcagcgcctgtctcgatcggttttccgctcgagttcccgctcgccctccgtgcccttctccctctcagactccctgtgatcccgttcGGTCCCGTCCTTGttgcgcctctcccagcccggctcatgccgcgccccgcaaggcggccgtgggcgagccggccccctgcccgcccctgtcgggcacgccgcggtgccgcctccgcggggctcagtccgtaccgcctgtggcaccttttgaagagcctgtggacgagctcctcgctgcgctggtggcggtggtggagTAGCACCGTCTCTTTGCTCCGCCTGGCGCgggccctggcgctggcccggccccgaccgaggcccctcccgcggttccgcccacagctggcccgcagccgcccggctcccgccccgccgccggcgcattcccccgagcgagcctcgccgcccggcagttcggccgccggccccgaggcgccggagcccggggcggctcgggaagcagcggcggccggggcgggcgggtgccCCGGGCAGAATGACGAGAGCGCGGTGCCGTCCGCACGGGcggagaagcctcccctggagcagctgtaccgggagggcccgctgctggggagcggcggcttcggcagcgtttacgccgggacccggctcgccgacggcgtcccggtaagagacggggccggctcggagcggggaggggggcggcgagcggcgggcggcgggcggcgggcggcgggcggcgagcggcgagctgagccctccgctcgccttggcttgcaggtggccatcaagcgagtgtcccgggaccgcgtcttggagtgggcgcggctggtgagtgagcggggccagcgggagcaggcggcggggcgtggcgggcggggtaaggccaggcccggccgggtgggagccgggacgctgcgatgggagcgagcgtggagcgagcgggggccgcgcagcgtcccgggccatgggcaatgggagctgcggtggcgccgggcagggggtggcgaAGGCGAGCGCAGCATCTGCGCCGCTGACGgcatggcggctcccccgcagcacgacggcgcccttgtgcccctggagctggtgctgctctggatggcgtcgtggcccggcttccgcggcatcgtgcggctcctggactggttcgagctgcccgacggcttcgcgctggtcatggagcgtccggagcgctgtcaggacctctggcacctgctgcacgcgggggggttcctgccagagcccgtggcgcgggcgctgttccggcaggtgctgggggccgtgcggcactgcaccagccgcggcgtcctgcaccgcgacatcaaggccgagaacgtgctcgttgacctggccaccggcgaggcgaagctcatcgacttcaGCTGCGGCACGATCCTGCAGGACACGTTCTACACCCAGATGGCCGGTGAGCCCAAAGCCGGGGCCCAGCCGggcagtggagcttctcccctgtgcttccacaggtggaacacacagggagggagggagggggaatgctgcttcagccagctgcagccaagtttcattttggcaggagctggggctggcttttgaggagctggctgggagggagggagcaatcagcattggcctgatgagctgtgcccgtgtgccataggaacgcgggagtactacccaccggagtggatcctctttggccgctaccatggccagccagccaccatctggtccctgggcatcctgctctatcagctggtgtgcaggcaccttcctttcaaaagcagagaggacatcgtccggggacagctcttcttcccgccccgggtgtctcaaggtggggatgggccttcaaggcacgggagcaagaacggctttgggagagggcaggtggcacataagtgtcctgctgttgcagctggggaggaggttcatctcctgggctgagctggaggaggcggcacgtgtgcctctgctgctctcttccagaagagaggatggatgggaagctgtgcgaacagctctgagcactcttagtgtgctgtgggcactgtgaaatctgggagagcatggacaggagctgaccagcagtttctggtttctctctgcagagtgccagcacctgatcaggtggtgcttatccatggaccctgcagacaggccatccttggatgaccttttagaacattcttgggtgcagaagccccacctggcccaggagacagcagagatccatccctctgcacagtagaatccaggatgcccgcaagcagcagctgctcgtgtctcgtggctctcaaagaattgcccagagcatttcccagtggccctggcatggagcagagagcacagccaaggaggtgcttcctcaggtccccagcgatttgtggagggagcggctcagggctccccatcctattggagaaattgtggcacGGTGCAGTGAAAttgccacagagtggaaaaggggaaacatccccctgcagctcaatggcctcgtgatgtccccgcgagccaaggcacatctggcgtgttcttctggagatcagcgcagagctggagaacgccgttctcgagctggccactggcagggcaaagctgatgggctttggttgcagccccttcctagaggacacgctctgcaccccgacgaaatcaagatgagtccccaggcagcgcaggggtggggggatgctcgtgcctccaggcatggcagggctcGGCCTGGCCACGTGCCAGAGGTTCCCCatggggtggcagtggacaatattaatctttctgccaactgcccagctgctttttggtggggcaggggatggatgttgtggaaggggagctggctcctggcctcgctgacagcttcttcctgccagcatggcacaggctggggtgggggcatccgGCCTGACAAAAGCATGCATCCGTGTGGATGGGGAGTAGCAGAGGGGGACAGGTTctttagccatggcccagctgctctgctttgcaggcccttGAAAGAGGGGTGGGCTTACGGGTGGGAAAGGTGgggtttttccccaccactggagagatttAATTATCACATGGAGCAGTCAGGCCCGTGAAACTTTGAAGAATAagctttggtgctttttttttgtgtccagaccagatggagcagcaccagcaccgtCCGTGGAGTGCATCCCGTGCCGGTGCTACCCGGGGAGGGTCCATGGTGTGCAAGGACGTCCCTGCAAGAAGGATGAGGACCTTGTGTGGGatcggctcctctcctggcagcaggtctccagaggtgggtacccggttccacagctcgggtggcagaagggcttagggcaaacggcagcaggcacacgagaatgtcgctcttgcagctgctgaggaggttgttgtgccatgcttgagcagaagaggtggagcatgtcctgccacgctgctctcctctaacaaggagggaatgggctgggaggtttgggctctgaccacagccagcagcctggcctgagcacaggccgtggtgggacaggggggacaggagcctgctgccactgaccgtggctttctggtttctgtccccaggctaccagcagctcatgccatggaaGCGGCACCGCTCgacctgccagtctgggagggctggacggcagcgggtgttcatttgctgccaaaaataaatcattcatgttactaacatcatcatcatcatcatcatcggagcatttctttcatccttttttcaagcttttggcctcccttcttccaccgaaatctctttgcctctttcctcatccacttggtggaattggtggggggggtttaagtaacacaaaaagttcagcaacaattcctgttgccaaccgcagcagtctcttcaagaacctggagttggtagccaggcccacatttcacttggaaaggggagtggtttgcagggacaaagatgtccctctgctgcaaaagcagggaggaaatcagaagcagcaaaatgcaatttcagctctaccccgcccaaagttgtctgcgtctttgccctccactccaaaataggcaggcaaggctggacttgaacaaggttcaagtccttcatggtcccttggcattaaagggatcaagtaaaactctcgtatgcagtaattggagtacagctactgtagggataaaggaaatgttgggagctgggacatccttcttgtctcctttgtctccccaggtgttgtagcctggatagctgttaagatggttgcaggtaaaggagcagcaagggcctttgtatgggatccacggagatgtttatttcagccactgagtggatagtccagggtcagaggcaaagacaaaggggaacgtcggggtgagggtccaggttgaagcagatgggtgtcctgggcagggggagcatcagggagcacttaccaggggacatgggggtggcacaaaggtggggttagggcatgggagccaacagggaaacagggtgggagtgaccaaaagcctgagagacagggagagggcagggggctggcccagggaacagaacagggctacattggcatgacagaacagggcttgctatgagagaagcctctcgtgtctccctaactagggaatgccttttagggtctccacagtggggtgttttgggttcagtttgagtttgggtggagatactgctttagtgtagtggttttggattgttaatttgaacgtttttagttgtgagataggattaggaggaagataaaacaggcttagctttaaatggtacaaagacaaactttattaccagaaactataggggaaaaaagaagaagaaaaattagaataaaacttcagactactcttcttctttccacacatttgtttttttacattgacaacatacaaagaacaactcagttcgtttaccatttctaaaatagtcatttacttgtttctttcagagaggagattcttcagcctatagagattttttcataagaaaccatttgtaagtggtcttgctgttctagtgtttagccgtcagggaggatagagatctggttattatgtaatattttttttctcaactaacattttaattcataactaatactgaggaccatatcaacttatgaggcacacttaaaggattataatagttgaaacaaaagcttactccacttttaaaaatagagggtgtttttcttcttccctagggagaagcaggggttttttcactatttaaacctagggcacttacagcaattttaacattggtttattttaacaccaacgcttcttcttacatctagagttagaatctttaatccaccccatatttttttatgtgttatagggaaacaagggttgcttttctgtagcattaaaaaaagggaagaatttcagtctatgtcttccttccctcagctgagacttgactcttctcgtactttgaatttggtgttttttgtgctgtttttgtacatattatcattttggttctctggttttttttccacaggacagagaataaagtatttgtaaaatcatattttgggcagtgaaaaagttaatattttgccagggcaggagagggttctgtgattgtttttaggtggggcggccggagctctttaccataaggagccttctaaggccgcgccggggcagggctgggattgtagggcccggccagaaagcggagatgagttttttggttgtaaggttgttttttggcgttTGCTGTACATAAtgttagtggtgggctggtggttttccttttccttttgccagcagccgaggttggggcccttgccagatcggggcccagctgtctctcccccaggccgtgtgggcggtgaggcaggccttttttccacctttatctcttactgttcacttcctcttgctggaaacgggattgttggaacactttagaggagacggcttatccatagtgttctgttttaaattgtctaaaactgtgtgagacagatggcttcacataggaacatccccagggctgctgaggggaaggcaccactttatttgttgtgaagagaagtaatcaaaatccgcaaccaacaagctgcaaggcagaacggagtgggaattacagaaataaaggccttgaaaagcagctttggaaagcggctacttcctagacagtgccaaaccctccgacctggcctggccggtcccagggctggctgcccttgggaagggaagggaaagggatggagctggggtgggggctctgtggccatggaaacgagagaaccacgggccagcgcgtcacaaaggggcagccccgcaaggggctgtgaaggttgtggttgacacggacacagtggcaggagacacgtctggctctgcctgtctgtgccgactgctggcgattggagtcaccccaccttgttctagggctggggaccgagctcctatcgccgtctgctccgagacagttcccaaattcaaccccaggtacttctgcgagacagaagcacgggttcaaagatggattttactggaaaaggaaagaccatggaaggaaaaggtgaggatagaaaggagctgaaaggcccaagtcaaatggagacaaattccaccagatttcagggaaaattggtccatggtggtcagttctggctctgtgtcagagttggtggctgtgagctacaggtgatcttgcaaggacagccctggcatcacaACATTCTACCTTTAGTTtactctgcttcctgctttttgacagtagccaaatcactcatactgtcagccaggacagggactgtggccatGACAAATACAACGTGGTCATGTGatgcaaattctgcttctttctttgccatcaACGTTGGGTCTCACTActgataaatttcctgttcttcctctgcttggtgATTGGGTCCAACACTGAGGATGACAGGATAatataaaaaccccagcaaggCCTGCCTGCATGCTGAGAGGTCTCTGTAGCTTGCAGAAATAGCATTCGTCGCTGTGAGGGTCTTTCCTGGGTTTTGACAAAGCCAATCTCTAGAAGGGATCCTTATTCCCCTGTTATTATTGATAGATCCTTGCACCTTTCACTTCAGACTTGCTAACTCAATAGTGTTTGGAGGAATTAAACACAGGCTAGtctaaggaaaactaaaaccaaacaattgtttttaaaaatatcaaatatcccTTAAGTGCCACACCCGTTAGACATGTTGATGCTGGGATAGAGGTGGGCATTGACCAACGTCACTTCTTCCCTTGTGAGAGtgtctcagcctcccacagaggtaaggtgggagctgggccactctctggtgggaggaagggtcttgtgccagcctggagagcctgtgcacattgccagggagcagttgtgccctgcaggtgccccctgccatgagctgtgctgctgccagtgccccgtggagctgtagggctgctgagctgtggggcagggagaggagcaggaggctgcatgtgcagctgagccattgctgggaagcacagggctctgggctccctgctgtcccagggcagcccagaggccaggaagttcccctgggagatctgtggaagtggctcagggtgtgatcctgtggcctgcctcaggtggcGG
Coding sequences within it:
- the LOC134042042 gene encoding serine/threonine-protein kinase pim-1-like; translated protein: MLAEKNLEPKDVELFEKEMKKRRAKKTSWLVPPQRVEPKDAAEATAAGAGGCPGQNDESAVPSARAEKPPLEQLYREGPLLGSGGFGSVYAGTRLADGVPVAIKRVSRDRVLEWARLHDGALVPLELVLLWMASWPGFRGIVRLLDWFELPDGFALVMERPERCQDLWHLLHAGGFLPEPVARALFRQVLGAVRHCTSRGVLHRDIKAENVLVDLATGEAKLIDFSCGTILQDTFYTQMAGTREYYPPEWILFGRYHGQPATIWSLGILLYQLVCRHLPFKSREDIVRGQLFFPPRVSQECQHLIRWCLSMDPADRPSLDDLLDRDCGHDKYNVVM